DNA sequence from the Vicinamibacterales bacterium genome:
CCCGCTCTGCTGCGCCGGCATCCACACCGCGCCGACTTCTTTGCCCGTCTGCTGGTCGTACGCGTGCAGCATCGCGCCACGCGGCCGATCCGGCGAGGCCGTCACCTGCGGGTCGCCGGCGATGACCAGCGACTTGGTGAGCACCACCCCGACAATGCCGGTCTGGCCGGTCTTGGGGATGGTCATGCCCTTGAGCAGCGGGCTGTTGCGCACGGCGTCGGGTGTGTCGCCATGCGGCACCTGCCACTTGAGCGTGCCGCTGTTCATGTCGAGCGCCGTGATCACGCCGTACGGCGGCTTGACGATCGGCAGCCCGCCAAGACCCGTGCTCATGGGGTTGGCGCCGCCGCCGCCACCGCCACCGCCGCCGGCCTGGGCCGGCGCGCGATATCCACTGGTCGAGGGCGCCTCGAAGCCGGGCTGGGCAAAGCCCGCCGCTTCCCAAATCGCAATGTGATCGGGATTGGTCTCGGGCTTGATCTTCTCGTGGTACTCGGGCCCGAGGCTCCCCGTGCCGATGGATGAATTGTTGGCTTGCGTGTAGAAGACGCCGGTCTCAGGGTTGAACGAGGAACCCGGCCAGTTGACGCCGCCCATCGTGTTGCCGACCTGGACACTGCCGAACACCTTGTCATTCGGAACCACGTATGGAGCAAACGGTGCCTGCTCCCACCGGAACTTCTTCAGGTTCAACAGCGCCTGGGCGCGCAACTCCGGAGTGAAATCGATCACGTCGTCGGTCGCCAGGTAGTTGCGTGAGTAGACCGGGGGCTTGGACGGGAAGGGCTGAGTCGCCGAGGTCTTCTCGCCGGGCACGTCGGACTGCGCCACTGCCTTCTCCGGCATCGGCCAGATCGGCTCGCCCGTGATGCGGTCGAACGCGTAGAGCCAGCCCTGCTTGCTCGGCTGTCCCACGATCTTGCGGGCCTTGCCGTCAATGGTGACGTTCATCAGCAGCGGCGCGCCGGTCAGGTCGTAGTCCCAGAGCGGATGGTGCGTGATCTGGAAGTGCCATTTCTTCTTGCCGGTCTTCACGTCCACGGCCACCAGGCTCTCGGCATACAGGTTGTTGCCGGGACGGTTGCCGCCGTAGGCGTCGATCGTCGGCGACTCGACGGGCAAGTACAACAGGCCCGCTTCCGCATCCGCCGACATCTCTGTCCACACACCGGTGTTGCCGGTCCAGTGCCACGAGCCGTTCTCC
Encoded proteins:
- a CDS encoding PQQ-binding-like beta-propeller repeat protein yields the protein MPRTVTHIARSLALLVAVFVLAGLTPGLLGQTPAPGFPSKSNGEWASYNSDITGSRYMPFDQINASNFNQLEVAFRFKTDNLGPRLEYKLEGTPLMVKGTLYMTGGTRRSVVALNAKTGEQKWVYSMDEGRRAEMAPRVLSGRGLSYWTDGKGDERIIYVTIGYRLVQLNARTGQPIPGFGKGGVVDLKEGVLYGKKVNGKWQQVQIPLVEGEIGTNSTPLVVGDIIVVQSAMAEGLRYEFSNNSKGLVRAYDARTGKQLWRFDTMPGPGEPGHETWENGSWHWTGNTGVWTEMSADAEAGLLYLPVESPTIDAYGGNRPGNNLYAESLVAVDVKTGKKKWHFQITHHPLWDYDLTGAPLLMNVTIDGKARKIVGQPSKQGWLYAFDRITGEPIWPMPEKAVAQSDVPGEKTSATQPFPSKPPVYSRNYLATDDVIDFTPELRAQALLNLKKFRWEQAPFAPYVVPNDKVFGSVQVGNTMGGVNWPGSSFNPETGVFYTQANNSSIGTGSLGPEYHEKIKPETNPDHIAIWEAAGFAQPGFEAPSTSGYRAPAQAGGGGGGGGGANPMSTGLGGLPIVKPPYGVITALDMNSGTLKWQVPHGDTPDAVRNSPLLKGMTIPKTGQTGIVGVVLTKSLVIAGDPQVTASPDRPRGAMLHAYDQQTGKEVGAVWMPAQQSGNPMTYMVDGRQYIIVAIGGGIYSSEYIAFALPQSELKKTTER